One window from the genome of Bubalus kerabau isolate K-KA32 ecotype Philippines breed swamp buffalo chromosome 17, PCC_UOA_SB_1v2, whole genome shotgun sequence encodes:
- the ZNF473 gene encoding zinc finger protein 473 yields MDFTSENWEQLGQGQGDLFWDTALDNYQNLFLLNPPGPNLTFHPDGGEKLEALVKESPESTDTGIAETSLPQDFLEEGLFQEITETFSKDDLWNSHLGEASIGQSWLDNLLGDSESLLRSDIISLESPTECKSHKFKSHELKIDLSPESHLSPGAGSMTPDFPEKSLAPANSQECGNDFGCYSDHSQQDTIQGGEKPYECSECGKSFSQSYHMTQHWILYNREHPTVLQEYEKDVNQRSCVFMQPVTHTGYKSYVCNKFGETFSQNTHLLCHQKVHTEQPPWESQDGDCPADHNSQPFECHKPPPGKTYNCKECGQSFSQTFHLSVHQKTHTQKCCECAECKATFNSNRYLLQHQKIHAAKMITEDQECGKACKQSSFLVQQQSVHTAEKPYKCDECEKTFSYSLALKIHQRVHSGEKPYKCNECGKAFYRNSHLSEHQRVHTGYRPHKCHKCVKSFTRPSHLIRHLSVHATEKLYSCAKCKKTFSHNEHLVQHQKIHAVETPYECQECGQQLVCCSTLTCHQSIHNREKGLSESQEILYEKPEHREHPRICGKHFKYNKCEKTFCCRKYLTPHKLIHARVKPFECNHCGKAFGQSSHLIRHQKIHSRLRSYRCGDCGKAFIYRTSLIKHQSLHGIKHPFKCNECGRIFSQSAHLLEHQLIHTTKKPLKPNKCDKVLAHSNHLIQHQGTQAGKKPFEQNECGEIIQESSCLSKHQGVYTDEKPYVCGDCGRTFSLHAQLVYHQRVHTEEKPYICQECGKAFSQSSCFSKHQRIHKGEKPYKCDNGGKAFSRGTPLIQHQRIHTGEKPYVCQECGKAFRQGSCLSKHQRVHTREKLYVCAKCGKAFAQKTNLMQHETTHTVEKPYACGVCGRSFGLRAHLSQHQRIHTQEKSYQCQHCQKALCCCSSLSRQQ; encoded by the coding sequence GCATAGCTGAGACTTCTCTGCCTCAGGACTTTTTGGAAGAAGGACTCTTCCAGGAGATTACTGAGACTTTTTCCAAGGATGATCTCTGGAACTCCCATTTGGGAGAAGCCTCCATAGGCCAAAGCTGGTTAGATAATTTGCTAGGAGATTCAGAAAGTCTTCTGAGGTCTGATATTATCAGTCTGGAAAGTCCCACAGAATGCAAAAGCCACAAATTCAAGAGCCATGAACTCAAGATAGACCTCAGTCCTGAGTCCCACCTTTCCCCAGGAGCGGGTTCCATGACACCTGATTTCCCTGAAAAGAGCCTGGCACCAGCTAACTCTCAGGAATGTGGGAATGACTTTGGGTGCTACTCAGACCACAGCCAGCAGGATACCATCCAGGGAGGGGAGAAACCATATGAGTGCAGTGAGTGTGGGAAGAGCTTCAgccagagttaccatatgacccagcactgGATTCTTTACAACAGGGAGCATCCCACTGTGCTTCAAGAGTATGAGAAAGATGTCAACCAGCGTTCCTGCGTTTTCATGCAACCAGTGACTCACACAGGCTACAAATCCTATGTGTGTAACAAGTTCGGGGAAACTTTTAGTCAGAATACACACCTTCTGTGTCATCAAAAAGTTCACACTGAACAACCACCATGGGAGAGTCAAGATGGTGACTGTCCAGCAGATCACAATTCACAGCCTTTTGAGTGTCATAAACCACCCCCAGGTAAAACCTACAATTGTAAAGAATGTGGCCAGAGTTTTAGCCAAACCTTTCATCTCTCTGTGCATCAGAAGACCCATACTCAGAAATGCTGTGAATGTGCCGAATGCAAGGCAACATTCAACTCCAACAGATACCTCCTCCAACATCAGAAAATTCATGCTGCAAAAATGATCACTGAGGATCAGGAGTGTGGGAAGGCCTGCAAGCAGAGCTCCTTTCTTGTCCAACAGCAGTCTGTTCACACTGCAGAGAAGCCTTATAAGTGTGATGAGTGTGAGAAAACCTTTAGCTATAGCCTGGCCCTAAAGATCCACCAGAGGGTTCACAGTGGAGAGAAGCCTTACAAATGCaatgaatgtgggaaagccttttACCGGAACAGTCACCTTAGTGAACACCAGAGGGTTCACACGGGTTACAGGCCCCACAAATGTCACAAATGTGTCAAGAGTTTCACCCGGCCCTCCCACCTGATTCGACACCTGTCCGTGCACGCTACAGAAAAGCTGTACAGCTGTGCCAAATGCAAGAAGACCTTCAGCCACAATGAACACCTTGTTCAGCACCAGAAAATCCATGCTGTGGAAACCCCCTACGAATGTCAGGAGTGTGGTCAGCAACTTGTTTGCTGCTCAACCCTAACTTGCCACCAGAGCATTCACAATAGAGAAAAAGGTCTCAGTGAGAGCCAGGAGATCTTATATGAGAAACCCGAGCATAGAGAGCATCCAAGGATCTGTGGGAAGCACTTTAAGTATAACAAATGCGAGAAAACCTTCTGCTGCAGAAAATACCTGACTCCGCACAAGTTGATTCATGCCAGGGTGAAGCCCTTTGAGTGTAACCACTGTGGGAAAGCCTTTGGGCAAAGTTCACATCTCATCCGGCACCAGAAGATCCACTCTAGATTGAGATCATACAGATGTGGGGACTGTGGGAAGGCCTTTATCTACAGGACCTCCCTCATCAAACATCAGTCCCTCCACGGGATCAAGCACCCCTTTAAATGTAACGAATGTGGAAGGATCTTCAGCCAAAGTGCACATCTCTTAGAACATCAGTTAATCCACACCACGAAGAAGCCCTTGAAACCTAACAAGTGTGACAAAGTCTTGGCCCACAGTAACCACCTTATTCAGCATCAGGGAACTCAGGCTGGAAAGAAGCCCTTTGAGCAGAATGAATGTGGGGAAATTATCCAGGAGAGCTCATGCCTTTCCAAGCACCAGGGAGTTTACACAGATGAGAAGCCCTATGTGTGTGGTGACTGTGGGAGAACCTTCAGCCTGCATGCTCAGCTCGTTTACCACCAGAGAGTTCACACCGAAGAAAAGCCTTATATTTGTCAGGAATGCGGGAAAGCCTTCAGCCAGAGCTCGTGCTTCTCTAAGCATCAGAGAATTCACAAAGGTGAAAAGCCCTATAAATGTGACAACGGTGGGAAAGCTTTCAGTCGGGGCACTCCGCTCATCCAACACCAGAggattcatactggagagaagccttacgTTTGTCAGGAGTGTGGGAAAGCCTTCCGGCAGGGCTCATGCCTTTCTAAGCATCAGAGAGTACATACCAGGGAGAAGCTTTATGTGTGTGCTAAATGTGGGAAGGCCTTTGCACAGAAAACAAATCTGATGCAGCATGAGACAACTCACACAGTGGAGAAGCCTTATGCTTGTGGTGTGTGTGGGAGATCCTTTGGCCTTAGGGCCCATCTCAGTCAGCACCAGAGAATTCACACCCAGGAGAAATCATATCAGTGTCAACATTGTCAGAAAGCTTTGTGCTGCTGCTCAAGTCTCAGCCGACAGCAGTGA
- the LOC129630691 gene encoding zinc finger protein 260-like → MHSWDPAMAIRTLTSKGQESVTFKDVAVDFTLEEWGRLGPGQRELYRDVMLENYQNLLSLGAGFPGAKPDVISRLERGKEPRMERRETQYLETSSATNQEMLLKKNISEEVASPMAKMEGILRAVLGDAKLGESWTRGCQLEDQGKQARCLRWLFATPREDTHGERGLGCNELRRSFKRTSAFIRKQRVPGGERPQKWTGSRKSLKCQRSFVEKKPFNCTECGKAFVYHSDYILHQRIHTGEKPYKCNECGKTFSNSSYFIQHHMIHTGEKPYACNECGKTFTQSSSLTEQQRIHTGEKPYKCKECGKAFTQSSSLIKHQRCHTGEKPYKCHQCGKFYSQVSHLTRHQKIHTGEKPYKCKECGKAFCHTSLTQHQTIHTGEKPYKCNECGKTFSHNSSLTQHQRVHTGEKPYECPECGKAFSHSSSLIQHQRIHTGEKPYECHDCGKAYTQISHLMRHQSIHIGEKPYVCNECGKAFGHTSSFTQHQTVHTGEKPYKCNKCGKTFSQNSSLTCHQRIHTGEKPYECKVCRKAYTQISHLIQHQRTHTGEKPYECCECGKAFSRSTHLIEHQKIHTGEKPYKCKECGKMFSHSSSLTQHQRIHTGEKPYACKECGKAFNQSIHLTQHQRIHTGEKPYKCKNCGKTYTQISHLIQHQKVHRGGKHSACNKYGEDFNWGSHLAEHQRLHTMHGGYVCGDFEKAIS, encoded by the exons ATGCATTCCTGGGACCCTGCAATGGCCATCAGGACCCTGACGAGCAAGGGCCAG GAATCAGTGACCTTCAAAGACGTGGCCGTGGACTTCACCCTGGAGGAGTGGGGCCGCCTGGGGCCTGGCCAGAGGGAGCTGTATCGGGACGTGATGCTGGAGAACTACCAGAACCTTCTGTCTTTGG GGGCAGGGTTTCCTGGGGCCAAACCCGATGTGATCTCCCGTCTGGAGCGAGGGAAAGAGCCCAGGATGGAGAGGAGAGAAACCCAAT acTTGGAGACAAGCTCTGCAACCAATCAGGAGATGcttctaaaaaagaatatttctgaAGAGGTGGCTTCCCCAATGGCAAAGATGGAGGGAATTTTAAGGGCAGTGCTTGGAGACGCCAAGCTGGGGGAGTCCTGGACGCGTGGCTGTCAGCTGGAAGACCAGGGCAAGCAGGCGAGGTGTTTGAGGTGGTTGTTCGCTACTCCCAGGGAAGATACCCATGGGGAGAGGGGCCTTGGCTGCAATGAGCTTAGGAGAAGCTTCAAGAGGACCTCAGCCTTCATCAGGAAGCAAAGAGTGCCTgggggagagaggcctcagaagtgGACCGGGTCAAGAAAGAGCCTCAAATGCCAAAGGTCCTTTGTAGAGAAGAAACCATTTAACTGCAcagaatgtgggaaagccttcgTCTACCATTCTGACTACATTCTACAccagagaattcacactggagagaagccctACAAGTGTAACGAGTGCGGGAAGACTTTCAGCAACAGCTCGTATTTCATCCAGCACCACATGATCCACACAGGAGAGAAGCCCTACGCCTGCAACGAGTGCGGCAAGACCTTTACCCAGAGCTCATCACTCACTGAGCAGCAGAGGATCCACACTGGAGAAAAACCCTACAAATGCAAGgagtgtgggaaagccttcacCCAGAGTTCCTCCCTCATCAAGCACCAGAGATGCCACACAGGGGAGAAACCCTATAAATGCCACCAGTGTGGGAAGTTCTACTCCCAGGTGTCCCACCTCACCCGCCACCAGAAAATCCACACAGGAGAGAAGCCCTACAAGTGCAAAGAGTGTGGCAAGGCTTTCTGTCACACCTCCCTGACTCAGCACCAGACAATCCACACCGGAGAGAAACCCTACAAGTGTAACGAGTGCGGGAAGACTTTCAGCCACAACTCATCTCTGACGCAGCACCAGCgagttcacactggagagaaaccttatgagTGCCCTGAGTGTGGCAAAGCCTTCAGCCACAGTTCATCGCTGATTcagcatcagagaattcatactggtgagAAGCCCTATGAGTGTCACGATTGCGGGAAGGCTTACACCCAGATCTCCCACCTCATGAGGCACCAGAGTATTCACATAGGGGAGAAACCCTATGTATGTAATGAGTGTGGAAAGGCTTTTGGTCACACCTCCTCCTTTACTCAACACCAGACAGTTCACACTGGTGAAAAGCCCTACAAGTGTAACAAATGCGGGAAAACCTTCAGCCAGAACTCCTCGCTTACATGCCACCAGCGAATTCACACCGGGGAGAAGCCCTATGAGTGTAAAGTTTGCAGGAAGGCATACACCCAGATCTCCCATCTCATTCAGCACCAGAGgactcacactggagagaaaccttatgagTGCTGTGAGTGTGGGAAAGCCTTTAGCCGGAGTACCCATCTTATCGAGCATCAGAAGATCCACACGGGTGAAAAACCCTATAAGTGTAAGGAGTGTGGGAAAATGTTCAGTCACAGCTCATCCCTCACTCAACACCAGAGGATTCACACTGGGGAGAAGCCCTATGCCTGTAaggaatgtgggaaagccttcaaccAGAGCATCCACCTTACTCAACACCAGAGGATTCACACTGGGGAGAAGCCCTACAAGTGTAAGAACTGTGGGAAAACGTATACCCAGATCTCACACCTCATTCAACACCAGAAAGTTCACAGGGGTGGCAAGCACTCTGCATGTAACAAATATGGAGAGGATTTCAACTGGGGATCACACCTGGCAGAACACCAGAGACTTCATACTATGCATGGTGGCTATGTCTGTGGTGATTTTGAAAAAGCCATTTCTTAG
- the IZUMO2 gene encoding izumo sperm-egg fusion protein 2, which produces MPLAWALLLLLGLSARRDWGCLQCDNSVREALKQLRLALIPSRFQQGQLQARAQVVLRGMEGPFFRDYALNAFVGRVGTDRLDLVASFVKNQTSNLMASSLRDEPLLDELVTLREKVIKELKKVLRSYELKACDPKICRLLKEEVLDCLHCQMISPKCIREKYCFIDGQPRMDLQYHKKNEFQWSPGLTGSIISVCLAVLAFGIIVASAITYRRNRKLLLQ; this is translated from the exons ATGCCTCTAGCCTGGGCCCTTCTGCTGCTCTTGGGCCTGAGCGCCCGCCGAGACTGGGGCTGCCTGCAGTGTGACAACTCGGTGCGGGAGGCCCTGAAGCAGCTGCGCCTCGCCCTCATCCCCAGCCGGTTCCAACAAGGGCAGCTGCAGGCCCGCGCTCAGGTCGTGCTGCGGGGCATGGAAGGGCCTTTCTTCCGGGACTACGCGCTAAACGCCTTTGTGGGCAGAGTGG GGACAGACCGTCTGGACCTAGTGGCGTCCTTTGTCAAGAATCAAACAAGCAACTTAATGGCTAGTTCTCTGAGAG ATGAGCCTCTGCTGGATGAGCTGGTGACTCTTAGAGAGAAGGTAATCAAGGAACTCAAGAAAGTGTTAAGATCATATGAATTAAAAG CCTGCGATCCCAAAATTTGCC GCTTGCTGAAAGAAGAAGTCCTGGATTGTTTACATTGTCAGATGATCAGTCCCAAATGCATCAGAGAAAAGTACTGTTTCA tCGACGGGCAGCCCCGCATGGACCTGCAGTATCATAAGAAAAATGAATTCCAATGGAGTCCTGGCCTGACTGGCAGCATCATTTCCGTGTGTCTTGCTGTCTTGGCCTTCGGTATCATCGTGGCTTC GGCTATTACATACAGGCGAAACCGAAAACTCCTGCTTCAGTAG